A genomic window from Gossypium hirsutum isolate 1008001.06 chromosome D10, Gossypium_hirsutum_v2.1, whole genome shotgun sequence includes:
- the LOC107931854 gene encoding protein JINGUBANG, protein MVLITMAPSMHEFSAPLLSSATSSRSCSISSTSSEADDNSPPTSHRFELRDVATTYEFSCKSLAVLSGHIGSVSCLALCGEFILSASQGKDIIVWQQPDLRQFTKFGQGDGSVKALVAVGNKVFTAHQDSKIRVWKVSTSSENVFKLINTLPTTKDYLGKFMKQSNYVQTRRHHKRLWIEHADSISCLAVYNGLVYSGSWDKTLKVWRISDLKCLESIKAHDDAINSLVACKGIVYSASADGKIKAWGKHGNTSHSLQGILEGHKDVSLNSVTVSEDGKWVYGGGSDGYIMGWEGNANFISWKLVSETRAHHMAVLCMCLMGEVLCSGSADKTIGIWKREAYGKLCKIGVINGHQGPIKCLQASPCNVGNGFLLYSGGLDKTVRVWWVPKRFAI, encoded by the coding sequence ATGGTCCTTATTACAATGGCTCCTTCAATGCATGAATTTTCAGCTCCCTTACTGTCATCTGCCACAAGCAGTAGAAGCTGCAGCATTAGCAGCACAAGCAGTGAAGCTGATGATAATAGCCCACCCACATCTCATCGTTTTGAGCTTCGAGATGTGGCCACCACATATGAATTTTCATGCAAATCATTGGCAGTGCTGTCCGGGCATATTGGTTCAGTTTCTTGCTTGGCTTTATGTGGGGAATTCATCTTAAGTGCATCACAAGGCAAGGACATTATAGTGTGGCAACAACCTGATTTGAGGCAGTTCACAAAGTTCGGCCAAGGTGATGGCTCGGTGAAAGCGCTTGTGGCTGTAGGCAATAAGGTTTTCACTGCACATCAAGATAGTAAAATCAGGGTATGGAAGGTGTCAACAAGCTCGGAGAACGTCTTTAAGCTGATCAACACACTTCCTACTACTAAAGACTATTTGGGAAAGTTCATGAAGCAAAGCAATTATGTCCAAACTCGTCGGCATCACAAGCGATTATGGATTGAACACGCAGACAGTATTTCTTGTTTAGCAGTGTATAATGGGTTAGTTTATTCAGGTTCATGGGATAAAACACTTAAAGTATGGAGGATATCtgatttgaaatgtttagaaTCCATTAAAGCACATGATGATGCTATCAATAGCTTAGTAGCTTGTAAAGGAATTGTGTATTCAGCATCTGCAGATGGGAAAATAAAAGCTTGGGGAAAACATGGGAACACCTCTCATTCATTGCAAGGGATTTTAGAGGGTCATAAAGATGTTTCATTGAATTCAGTCACTGTTTCAGAGGATGGAAAATGGGTCTATGGAGGTGGTTCAGATGGGTATATTATGGGGTGGGAAGGGAATGCCAATTTTATTAGTTGGAAATTAGTGAGTGAGACTAGAGCACACCATATGGCTGTTTTGTGTATGTGCCTGATGGGAGAGGTTTTGTGCAGTGGTTCAGCTGATAAAACCATAGGTATTTGGAAGCGAGAGGCTTATGGTAAACTTTGTAAAATTGGGGTCATTAATGGTCATCAAGGACCAATCAAATGTTTGCAGGCATCACCCTGTAATGTTGGCAATGGTTTCTTGCTCTATAGTGGTGGCCTTGACAAAACAGTAAGAGTCTGGTGGGTGCCCAAGAGGTTTGCTATATAA
- the LOC107931855 gene encoding bifunctional endo-1,4-beta-xylanase XylA has protein sequence MGNWRHRRPRRFDRQDIAPKYPPSYHVPESSFSEFSNDGVPLWEKKFCTLVGKVSWRKIVDAKNFTSHNNNVLNWDDSAGEEAFRNAKSQYWAKINGFSCDISAPDPNAYIEEINWNPYIDPELIRELEREYFAPPTEVEEDSVVEHENKITRNLSSAPTEECNTIPSKVDDNPWESNNVTQGSSKDFISWGHLVLKVDDARSGNNPWESSITQGNESGKHNSWGDYGSRDWNTGNNSWGHSYKGIDSKMDDGWGDFKRTSWGRNRQDAKELPNRNNSWERSYVQHNAGCDGNSWGRKAGGNHDVGSRKLDYKSSSSGGAWHSGSRKREGSHQYTPGYKSSRFQQDDNQANHYWRNTKSNKRVSFVRE, from the coding sequence AGTTTTCTAATGATGGTGTGCCTTTGTGGGAAAAGAAATTCTGCACTCTAGTTGGTAAAGTTTCGTGGCGGAAGATAGTGGATGCCAAGAACTTCACTAGCCACAACAATAATGTGCTCAACTGGGATGATTCAGCTGGAGAAGAAGCATTTCGTAATGCAAAAAGCCAGTATTGGGCAAAAATCAATGGCTTCTCATGTGACATTTCTGCTCCTGATCCGAATGCTTATATCGAAGAAATAAATTGGAATCCTTATATTGACCCTGAATTAATAAGGGAATTAGAACGAGAATATTTTGCTCCCCCCACTGAGGTAGAAGAAGATAGCGTGGTAGAGCATGAAAATAAGATAACAAGGAACCTTTCATCTGCTCCAACAGAAGAGTGTAACACGATCCCCTCTAAGGTTGATGATAATCCTTGGGAAAGTAACAATGTTACTCAGGGTAGTTCAAAGGATTTTATAAGCTGGGGCCATTTGGTTCTTAAAGTTGATGACGCAAGGAGTGGTAATAATCCTTGGGAGAGTAGCATTACTCAGGGAAATGAAAGTGGAAAGCATAACTCATGGGGGGATTATGGGTCTAGGGATTGGAATACTGGAAATAATTCTTGGGGTCATAGCTATAAAGGCATTGACTCGAAGATGGATGATGGATGGGGAGACTTCAAACGAACTTCATGGGGAAGGAACCGACAAGATGCTAAGGAGTTGCCGAATAGGAATAATTCATGGGAACGTAGCTATGTTCAGCATAATGCAGGTTGTGATGGAAATTCATGGGGTCGGAAAGCAGGGGGTAATCATGATGTTGGATCAAGAAAGTTGGACTACAAAAGTAGCAGCAGCGGGGGAGCATGGCATTCTGGTTCCCGGAAGAGGGAAGGTTCTCACCAGTATACACCTGGCTACAAAAGCTCCAGGTTTCAACAGGATGATAATCAAGCAAATCATTACTGGAGGAACACAAAATCTAACAAGAGGGTTAGCTTTGTGCGCGAGTAG